The Listeria monocytogenes genome window below encodes:
- the mpl gene encoding zinc metalloproteinase Mpl, protein MKSKLICIIMVIAFQAHFTMTVKADSVGEERLQNNIQAKRNPADLKALPDSCEAKDFYKNFKILDMTKDKLGVTHYTLALSSDGYLTDNDEIKIHVTPDNKITFINGDLQQGKLRVTNQIKITEKNAIEKAFEAIGQSEAHVKSYIGNPVKEKEIIINSRTKRLVYNIKLIFAEPEVASWIIQVDAETGAILKKQNMLSEVERGDTHKDFQALGKGADRLHQRPLHVMKINDLFYLVDRTHKGLIRTFDLNHNTDTSFGKVVSNKTNMFTDPEFSSAVDAHFYASEVYEYYKNVHQLESLDGKGGEIDSFVHYGLNCNNAFWDGQEILYGDGDKKNFKPFSCAKTIVGHELTHAVIQYSAGLEYEGQSGALNESFADVFGYFIAPNHWLIGEDVCVRGSRDGRIRSIKDPDKYNQAAHMKDYASLPITEEGDWGGVHFNSGIPNKAAYNTITKLGKEKTEQLYFRALKYYLTKKAQFADAKKALQQAAKDLYGEDASKKVVEAWEAVGVN, encoded by the coding sequence ATGAAAAGTAAACTTATTTGTATCATCATGGTAATAGCTTTTCAGGCTCATTTCACTATGACGGTCAAAGCGGATTCTGTCGGGGAAGAAAGGCTTCAAAATAATATACAAGCCAAAAGGAACCCCGCTGATTTAAAAGCTTTGCCAGATTCCTGCGAAGCAAAAGATTTTTATAAAAATTTTAAAATTCTTGATATGACAAAAGATAAGCTAGGAGTTACGCATTATACGCTCGCGCTAAGTTCTGATGGTTACTTGACTGATAATGATGAAATAAAGATCCACGTCACACCGGATAATAAAATCACTTTTATAAATGGAGATTTGCAGCAAGGGAAGCTTAGGGTTACTAACCAAATAAAAATTACAGAAAAAAATGCTATCGAAAAAGCATTTGAAGCCATTGGTCAGAGTGAAGCTCATGTGAAAAGCTATATCGGAAATCCAGTGAAAGAAAAAGAAATCATCATCAATTCCAGAACAAAACGCTTAGTTTATAATATAAAATTGATTTTTGCTGAGCCGGAAGTTGCGAGTTGGATTATTCAAGTGGACGCAGAAACCGGCGCAATTTTAAAAAAACAAAATATGCTTTCTGAGGTAGAGCGAGGAGATACCCATAAAGATTTTCAGGCGCTTGGTAAAGGAGCTGATCGATTGCACCAGAGACCATTACATGTCATGAAAATAAATGACCTGTTTTACTTAGTGGATAGAACTCATAAAGGACTCATAAGAACTTTTGATTTAAACCATAATACGGACACGTCTTTTGGAAAAGTAGTGTCGAATAAAACGAATATGTTTACAGATCCAGAATTTAGTTCCGCAGTGGATGCTCATTTTTACGCAAGTGAAGTGTACGAATACTATAAAAATGTCCACCAACTAGAGAGCTTAGATGGTAAAGGTGGAGAAATTGATTCGTTTGTTCATTATGGCTTGAATTGCAATAATGCCTTTTGGGATGGTCAGGAAATTCTTTATGGTGATGGGGATAAAAAGAATTTTAAACCATTTTCGTGTGCCAAAACTATTGTTGGCCATGAACTAACGCATGCAGTTATCCAGTATTCGGCGGGATTGGAATACGAAGGACAATCAGGAGCGCTAAACGAATCATTCGCCGATGTTTTTGGTTATTTTATTGCGCCAAATCATTGGTTGATTGGCGAGGATGTCTGTGTGCGTGGTTCGAGAGATGGGCGGATAAGAAGTATCAAAGATCCTGACAAATATAATCAAGCGGCTCATATGAAGGATTACGCATCGCTTCCAATTACAGAGGAAGGTGACTGGGGCGGAGTGCATTTTAATAGTGGTATACCCAATAAAGCAGCCTACAATACCATCACTAAACTTGGAAAAGAAAAAACAGAACAGCTATACTTCCGCGCCTTAAAGTACTATTTAACGAAAAAAGCCCAATTTGCCGATGCGAAAAAGGCACTCCAACAAGCGGCGAAAGATTTATATGGGGAAGATGCTTCTAAAAAAGTTGTGGAAGCTTGGGAAGCGGTAGGAGTTAACTGA
- the actA gene encoding actin assembly-inducing protein ActA yields the protein MGLNRFMRAMMVVFITANCITINPDIIFATTDSEDSSLNTDEWEEEKTEEQPSEINTGPRYETAREVSSRDIKELEKSNKVKDANKADLIAMLKAKAEKGPNNNNNNNNNSEQSGNVAINEEASGADRPTLQVERRHPGLSSDSAAEIKKRRKAIASSDSELESLTYPDKTTKTNKKKVAKESIVDASESDLDSSMQSADESTPQPLKANQQPFFPKVFKKIKDAGKWVRDKIDENPEVKKAIVDKGAGLIDQLLTKKKSEEVNASDFPPPPTDEELRLALPETPMLLGFNASATSEPSSFEFPPPPTDGELEIMRETASSLDSSFTRGDLASLRSAINRHSQNFSDFPPIPTEEELNGRGDRPTSEEFSSLDSGDFTDDENSETTEEEIDRLADLRDRGTGKHSRNAGFLPLNPFTSSPVPSLSPKVPKISVPALVSDITKKAPFKNPPQPLKVFNKKTTTTTVLKKITPVNIAPKLATLPTTKPQETAIGENQAPFKEKQAETNNQPIDMPSLPVIQKEVTERNKEEMKPQTEEKMVGESEPANNVNGKKRSAGMEEGKLIAKSAEDEKVKEEPANHTTLILAMLAIGVFSLGAFIKIIQLRKNS from the coding sequence GTGGGATTAAACAGATTTATGCGTGCGATGATGGTAGTTTTCATTACTGCTAATTGCATTACAATTAACCCCGACATAATATTTGCAACGACAGATAGCGAAGATTCCAGTCTAAACACAGATGAATGGGAAGAAGAAAAAACAGAAGAGCAACCGAGCGAAATAAATACGGGCCCAAGATATGAAACCGCACGTGAAGTAAGTTCGCGTGATATTAAGGAATTAGAAAAATCAAATAAAGTGAAAGATGCGAACAAAGCAGACCTAATAGCAATGTTGAAAGCGAAAGCAGAAAAAGGTCCGAATAACAATAATAACAACAATAACAACAGTGAACAATCAGGAAATGTGGCTATAAATGAAGAAGCTTCAGGAGCTGACCGACCGACTTTGCAAGTGGAGCGTCGTCATCCAGGGCTTTCATCGGATAGCGCAGCGGAAATTAAAAAAAGAAGGAAAGCTATCGCATCGTCGGATAGTGAGCTTGAAAGTCTTACTTATCCAGATAAAACAACAAAAACAAATAAGAAAAAAGTGGCGAAAGAGTCAATTGTGGATGCTTCTGAAAGTGACTTAGATTCTAGCATGCAGTCGGCAGATGAGTCTACACCACAACCTTTAAAAGCAAATCAACAGCCATTTTTCCCTAAAGTATTTAAAAAAATAAAAGATGCGGGTAAATGGGTACGTGATAAAATTGACGAAAATCCCGAAGTGAAGAAAGCGATTGTTGATAAAGGTGCAGGGTTAATAGACCAATTATTAACTAAGAAGAAAAGCGAAGAGGTAAATGCTTCAGACTTTCCGCCACCACCTACGGATGAAGAGTTAAGACTCGCTTTGCCAGAGACACCAATGCTTCTCGGTTTTAATGCTTCTGCTACATCGGAACCGAGCTCATTCGAATTTCCGCCGCCTCCAACAGATGGTGAACTAGAAATTATGCGGGAAACAGCATCTTCGCTAGATTCTAGTTTTACAAGAGGAGATTTAGCTAGTTTGAGAAGTGCTATTAATCGCCATAGCCAAAATTTCTCTGATTTTCCACCAATACCAACGGAAGAAGAGTTGAACGGGAGAGGAGATAGACCAACATCTGAAGAATTTAGTTCGCTAGATAGTGGTGATTTTACAGATGATGAAAACAGCGAGACGACAGAAGAAGAAATTGATCGCCTAGCTGATTTAAGAGATAGAGGAACAGGGAAACACTCAAGAAATGCGGGTTTTTTACCATTAAATCCGTTTACTAGCAGCCCAGTTCCTTCGTTAAGTCCAAAAGTACCGAAAATAAGCGTGCCGGCTCTGGTAAGTGACATAACGAAGAAAGCGCCATTTAAAAACCCGCCACAGCCATTAAAAGTGTTTAATAAAAAAACTACAACGACAACAGTGCTTAAAAAAATAACCCCTGTAAATATCGCGCCAAAGCTAGCAACGCTTCCTACTACGAAACCGCAAGAAACTGCGATTGGAGAAAATCAAGCTCCATTTAAAGAAAAACAAGCAGAGACAAACAATCAGCCCATTGATATGCCGAGCCTGCCAGTAATCCAAAAAGAAGTTACAGAGAGAAATAAAGAGGAAATGAAACCGCAAACCGAGGAAAAAATGGTAGGAGAAAGCGAACCAGCTAATAACGTAAACGGAAAAAAACGTTCTGCTGGCATGGAAGAAGGAAAATTAATTGCTAAAAGTGCAGAAGACGAAAAGGTAAAAGAGGAACCGGCGAACCATACGACATTAATTCTTGCGATGTTAGCTATTGGTGTGTTCTCTTTAGGTGCGTTTATCAAAATTATTCAGTTGAGAAAAAATAGTTGA
- the plcB gene encoding phosphatidylcholine phospholipase C: protein MKFKKVVLGMCLTASVLVFPVTIKASACCDEYLQPPAAPHDIDSKLPHKLSWSADNPTNTDVNTHYWLFKQAEKILAKDVNHMRANLMNELKNFDKQIAQGIYDADHKNPYYDTSTFLSHFYNPDRDNTYLPGFANAKITGAKYFNQSVADYREGKFDTAFYKLGLAIHYYTDISQPMHANNFTAISYPPGYHCAYENYVDTIKHNYQATEDMEVKRFCSDDVKDWLYENAKRAKADYPKIVNAKTKKSYLVGNSEWKKDTVEPTGARLRDSQQTLAGFLEFWSKKTNE, encoded by the coding sequence GTGAAATTCAAAAAAGTGGTTCTAGGTATGTGCTTAACCGCAAGTGTTCTAGTTTTTCCGGTAACGATAAAAGCAAGTGCCTGTTGTGATGAATATCTACAACCTCCTGCAGCTCCGCATGATATCGACAGTAAATTACCGCATAAACTTAGTTGGTCCGCGGATAACCCGACCAATACGGACGTAAATACACATTATTGGCTTTTTAAACAAGCGGAAAAGATATTAGCTAAAGATGTAAATCATATGCGAGCTAATTTAATGAATGAACTTAAAAATTTCGATAAACAAATTGCTCAAGGAATATATGATGCGGATCATAAAAATCCATATTATGATACTAGTACGTTTTTATCTCATTTTTATAATCCTGATAGAGATAATACTTATCTGCCGGGATTTGCTAATGCGAAAATAACAGGAGCTAAATATTTTAATCAATCGGTGGCTGATTATCGAGAAGGTAAATTTGACACGGCATTTTATAAATTAGGCCTAGCAATCCATTATTATACGGATATTAGTCAACCTATGCACGCCAATAATTTTACCGCAATATCATACCCTCCAGGTTACCACTGTGCATATGAAAATTACGTAGATACCATTAAGCACAATTATCAAGCAACAGAAGACATGGAAGTAAAACGATTTTGCTCAGATGACGTGAAAGATTGGCTCTATGAAAATGCGAAAAGGGCGAAAGCGGATTACCCGAAAATAGTCAATGCGAAAACTAAAAAATCATATTTAGTAGGAAATTCCGAATGGAAAAAGGATACAGTGGAGCCTACTGGAGCTAGACTAAGAGACTCACAGCAAACTTTGGCAGGTTTTTTAGAGTTTTGGTCTAAAAAAACAAATGAATAA
- a CDS encoding DUF5502 family protein (This small protein, a possible lipoprotein, is found in Listeria monocytogenes.) produces MYIKGRLIFFFVMFVIALCSVLILLIIKMSIWKDEPFNLSNAREIECLGSCKIKNTNQRIHFFSIKKNLFEERGNIAGFLNEHEQKVADKSIFIFILEDEKEIPNEE; encoded by the coding sequence ATGTATATAAAAGGGAGGTTAATCTTTTTCTTTGTAATGTTTGTAATCGCGTTATGTTCTGTATTAATATTGCTGATAATAAAAATGAGCATATGGAAAGATGAACCGTTTAATTTAAGTAATGCAAGGGAAATTGAGTGTCTTGGAAGTTGCAAAATAAAAAATACTAATCAAAGAATTCATTTCTTCTCCATAAAAAAGAATTTGTTTGAGGAAAGGGGTAATATAGCTGGATTTTTGAATGAACACGAACAAAAAGTAGCTGACAAGTCCATTTTCATTTTTATTTTAGAGGATGAAAAAGAGATTCCGAATGAAGAGTAA
- a CDS encoding putative heavy metal-binding protein codes for MIVTTSPNIEGKQIIEYKKIVFGEVITGVNFMKDIGAGLRNFFGGRSQGYEDELINAREEAIREMEQRAKDIGANAVIGVDIDYEVLGADNGMLMVTASGTAVVIEAQDY; via the coding sequence ATGATAGTTACAACCTCACCAAATATTGAAGGCAAACAAATTATTGAGTATAAAAAAATCGTTTTCGGTGAAGTCATCACTGGCGTTAACTTTATGAAAGATATTGGGGCTGGGCTTCGAAATTTCTTCGGGGGGCGTTCGCAAGGTTATGAGGACGAACTTATTAACGCTCGCGAGGAAGCGATTCGTGAAATGGAACAACGCGCGAAAGATATTGGCGCAAATGCCGTTATTGGCGTTGATATTGATTATGAAGTGCTCGGAGCTGATAACGGGATGCTGATGGTTACGGCCTCTGGTACAGCTGTTGTTATTGAAGCGCAGGATTATTAA
- a CDS encoding DNA alkylation repair protein: MITFDELNAELQALENPNTIKIFRNHGCPETLELYGLKIGDLKKIIRQEKLKKNHELAIELIESNNSDLIYLGLLAINPNKITIEQIEKWNVAFRETWSQLTFGLASVVSKRDDALLFAKKWVESDYDLTKSMGWQIYSEHINDLPEVEALLQRAKDTLQTESNRTRYSMNNFIISCGIYNDDLHEKAIEVATSVGKVHVNLGNTSCKVPDAISYIEKARNHTK, translated from the coding sequence ATGATTACTTTTGACGAACTTAATGCCGAACTACAAGCTTTAGAAAATCCCAATACAATTAAAATTTTTCGTAATCACGGTTGCCCGGAAACATTAGAGCTTTATGGTCTGAAAATTGGTGATTTAAAGAAAATTATTCGCCAGGAAAAACTAAAGAAAAACCACGAACTCGCTATAGAGCTGATTGAATCAAATAACAGTGATTTGATTTATCTCGGTTTACTTGCAATCAATCCAAACAAAATAACCATTGAACAAATCGAAAAATGGAATGTCGCTTTCCGAGAAACTTGGTCACAACTAACTTTCGGACTCGCATCAGTTGTAAGCAAACGTGATGACGCACTCCTTTTTGCTAAAAAGTGGGTTGAAAGTGATTATGATTTAACTAAATCCATGGGCTGGCAGATTTATAGTGAACATATTAACGATTTACCCGAAGTAGAGGCATTACTTCAACGCGCGAAAGACACGCTGCAAACAGAATCCAACAGAACACGTTATTCAATGAACAACTTTATTATCTCTTGTGGAATTTACAACGATGATTTGCACGAAAAAGCGATAGAAGTTGCAACATCAGTAGGAAAAGTTCATGTCAACCTTGGAAATACATCTTGCAAAGTTCCGGATGCTATTTCTTATATAGAAAAAGCGCGAAATCATACGAAATAA
- a CDS encoding L-lactate dehydrogenase translates to MKDHQKIILVGDGAVGSSYAFACVNLSIGQEFGIIDIDKDRTIGDAMDLSHAVPFSTPKKIYSANYSDCHDADLVVVTAGTAQKPGETRLDLVNRNIKIMKGIVDEVMASGFDGIFLIASNPVDILTYATWKFSGLPKERVIGSGTSLDTARFRMSIADYLKVDARNVHGYILGEHGDTEFPAWSHTTVGGLPITEWITEDEQGAMDTIFVSVRDAAYEIINKKGATFYGVAAALARITKAILNNENAILPLSVYLDGHYGMNDIYIGAPAVVNRQGVRHIVEMNLNEKEKEQMKNSADTLKKVLDDAMKQVD, encoded by the coding sequence ATGAAAGATCATCAAAAAATTATTTTAGTTGGCGACGGAGCAGTTGGTTCTAGTTACGCATTTGCTTGTGTAAACTTAAGCATTGGACAAGAATTTGGTATCATTGACATAGATAAAGACAGAACAATTGGAGACGCAATGGATTTAAGCCATGCCGTTCCATTTTCCACACCGAAGAAAATCTACTCAGCAAATTATAGCGATTGCCATGATGCGGACTTAGTTGTTGTAACTGCTGGGACTGCACAAAAACCTGGTGAAACTCGTTTAGACTTAGTAAATCGTAATATCAAAATCATGAAAGGCATCGTGGATGAAGTTATGGCAAGTGGGTTTGACGGTATTTTCCTAATCGCATCTAACCCGGTAGACATTTTAACTTATGCGACTTGGAAATTCTCAGGTCTTCCGAAAGAACGCGTTATCGGTTCTGGAACAAGCCTTGATACAGCACGTTTCCGTATGTCCATTGCTGACTATCTAAAAGTAGATGCTCGTAACGTCCATGGTTATATCCTTGGCGAACATGGCGATACAGAATTCCCAGCATGGAGCCATACAACAGTCGGCGGCCTTCCAATCACTGAATGGATTACTGAAGATGAACAAGGTGCAATGGATACTATTTTCGTAAGTGTTCGTGATGCCGCTTATGAAATCATTAATAAAAAAGGCGCTACATTCTATGGCGTCGCTGCAGCTCTTGCTCGTATTACAAAAGCAATTCTAAATAACGAAAATGCGATTTTACCACTTTCTGTTTATTTAGATGGTCATTATGGCATGAACGACATTTATATCGGCGCACCAGCAGTTGTTAACCGTCAAGGCGTTCGCCATATTGTTGAAATGAATTTGAATGAAAAAGAAAAAGAACAAATGAAAAACTCTGCAGATACTCTTAAAAAAGTTCTTGACGATGCAATGAAGCAAGTCGACTAA
- a CDS encoding 50S ribosomal protein L25/general stress protein Ctc, whose translation MATTLEVQKRETTQHSEVTRLRSEGKVPGIIYGYKSENVPVSVDSLELIKAVRDNGRNAVFSVTVDGKKLNVLLHEYQVDPLKDVLVHVDLLAVDMNEEVETDVRVVLVGDAPGVKAGGVLQQIIHDVKVSATPEKLPETIELDISSLEIGDVLTTNDLPENKDYVVQAEEEETVVTVSAPRAEEEPTTTEAPEPEAVHGKDEEPVE comes from the coding sequence ATGGCAACAACATTAGAGGTCCAGAAAAGAGAAACAACGCAACATTCAGAAGTAACGAGATTGCGTAGTGAAGGAAAAGTGCCTGGAATTATTTATGGTTACAAATCGGAAAATGTTCCAGTTTCCGTTGATTCTTTGGAATTAATCAAAGCAGTTCGTGACAATGGTCGTAACGCCGTATTTTCAGTTACTGTAGACGGCAAGAAATTAAACGTTTTATTACATGAATATCAAGTGGATCCGTTAAAAGACGTATTAGTACACGTTGATTTACTGGCTGTTGATATGAATGAAGAAGTTGAGACGGATGTTCGTGTGGTATTAGTTGGCGATGCTCCTGGCGTTAAAGCTGGCGGCGTACTTCAACAAATTATCCATGATGTTAAAGTTTCAGCAACACCGGAAAAATTACCAGAAACAATTGAATTAGACATTTCTTCATTAGAAATCGGTGATGTTTTGACAACGAACGACCTTCCGGAAAACAAAGACTATGTCGTGCAAGCTGAGGAAGAAGAAACAGTAGTAACTGTATCTGCTCCTCGTGCGGAAGAAGAACCAACGACTACGGAAGCACCTGAGCCAGAAGCTGTACATGGTAAAGATGAAGAACCTGTTGAATAA
- a CDS encoding GNAT family N-acetyltransferase — MLDKSVPHISVIMVNHDATNYPEFHLPAGYSFCFYKDGLEEDWCRLQLETGQVLSMNSIRARFESEFGNEKDKLAKRCVFVEAPNGEIIGTAMLWDGNTFGEMASRIHWVAVLDSHGGKGIAKALLSKILGLNKHDFVYLTTQTGSYQAVYLYQKFGFEKYVGKTPKNWKTVNFQEEKETGWQIIENKIAEHQA; from the coding sequence ATGCTTGATAAGTCAGTGCCACATATTTCTGTTATTATGGTCAATCACGATGCTACAAATTATCCGGAGTTTCATTTGCCTGCGGGATATTCTTTTTGCTTTTATAAAGATGGTTTGGAGGAAGACTGGTGTAGATTGCAATTAGAAACGGGTCAAGTGCTATCAATGAATAGTATTCGCGCTCGTTTTGAATCGGAATTTGGAAATGAAAAAGACAAACTAGCCAAGCGCTGCGTCTTTGTAGAGGCGCCAAATGGTGAAATTATTGGAACGGCTATGCTTTGGGACGGAAATACATTTGGCGAGATGGCGAGTCGGATTCACTGGGTTGCGGTTCTTGACTCTCATGGCGGAAAAGGTATCGCAAAAGCTTTATTGTCTAAAATTCTCGGCTTGAATAAACATGATTTTGTTTATTTAACAACGCAAACAGGTAGCTACCAAGCCGTCTATTTATATCAGAAATTTGGTTTTGAAAAATATGTCGGAAAAACGCCAAAAAATTGGAAAACAGTCAATTTTCAAGAGGAAAAGGAAACTGGTTGGCAAATTATCGAAAATAAAATTGCCGAACATCAAGCCTAG
- the pth gene encoding aminoacyl-tRNA hydrolase, producing MKLIAGLGNPGKKYERTRHNVGFMVVDELSFRHQTPWKKSKFNGMTSEINIGGEKMILVKPLTFMNASGECIRPLMDYYNIPIEDVVIVYDDLDLPVGKIRLRQKGSAGGHNGMKSIIQHVKTQEFNRIRVGVSRPLKGEVIHYVLGDFPKAEQPDIIAAIQKSADAIEDFAKTPFIEVMNKYNQK from the coding sequence ATGAAATTAATCGCAGGACTCGGAAATCCGGGCAAAAAATACGAACGTACCCGGCATAATGTCGGTTTTATGGTAGTTGACGAGCTAAGTTTTCGTCATCAAACCCCTTGGAAGAAATCGAAATTTAATGGTATGACAAGCGAAATTAATATCGGCGGAGAAAAAATGATTTTAGTTAAACCGCTCACTTTTATGAATGCTTCTGGTGAGTGTATTCGTCCGCTTATGGATTACTACAACATACCAATTGAAGATGTTGTGATTGTGTATGATGATCTTGATTTACCGGTTGGGAAAATCAGATTGCGCCAAAAAGGTAGTGCTGGTGGACATAATGGGATGAAATCAATTATTCAACACGTTAAAACGCAAGAGTTTAATCGCATTCGTGTTGGTGTTAGTCGTCCGTTAAAAGGAGAAGTCATTCATTATGTCTTGGGAGATTTTCCTAAAGCGGAACAACCTGATATTATCGCAGCAATTCAAAAAAGTGCAGATGCTATCGAAGACTTTGCAAAGACACCATTTATAGAAGTTATGAATAAATACAATCAAAAATAG